One Candidatus Bathyarchaeota archaeon DNA segment encodes these proteins:
- a CDS encoding pantoate kinase yields MKTAEAFAPAHITGLFQICDESADPLYKGSKGAGVLMKHGVKTKVTLKNAPENNLEIWINGRKTVSANVSETVAKDFLSKLKEKIAVTVEHAVHVPIGAGFGSSGAAALSLALTLNRALNLGLTSIEAAQTAHTAEILCKTGLGTVIAETCGGLEIRTEPGASGIGKVQHIPISDDYKVVCLSFGSLSTRKALTDTKLRQRINEWGGKLLESLMEEPNLKNFLRFSKRFAEHTGLITERVRRVLNETDASGIVCSMPMFGEGAFSIAKKDDLETLLEIFRRHGSADKILVSEIDFGGARLL; encoded by the coding sequence ATGAAAACTGCGGAAGCCTTTGCTCCAGCACATATTACGGGCTTGTTCCAGATATGCGATGAATCAGCCGACCCGCTATACAAAGGTTCGAAAGGCGCAGGAGTCTTAATGAAACATGGAGTAAAAACCAAAGTAACCCTAAAAAACGCTCCGGAAAACAATCTGGAAATATGGATAAATGGGCGTAAAACGGTTTCCGCAAACGTTTCCGAAACCGTAGCAAAAGATTTCCTATCCAAACTCAAAGAAAAAATCGCGGTGACAGTTGAACATGCCGTTCATGTGCCGATCGGCGCGGGTTTCGGCTCAAGCGGAGCTGCAGCTTTAAGTCTCGCTCTAACACTCAACAGAGCTTTAAATTTGGGCTTAACTAGCATAGAAGCCGCTCAAACGGCGCACACAGCAGAAATTCTGTGCAAAACAGGGCTGGGCACGGTCATAGCCGAAACTTGCGGCGGATTAGAAATACGCACAGAGCCAGGAGCATCCGGAATCGGAAAGGTTCAGCACATTCCAATAAGCGACGACTATAAGGTCGTTTGCCTAAGCTTCGGAAGTCTATCAACCAGAAAAGCTTTGACCGATACGAAGCTTCGCCAACGCATCAACGAGTGGGGCGGAAAACTTTTAGAAAGTCTCATGGAAGAGCCAAACTTGAAGAATTTTTTGAGGTTCTCTAAAAGGTTTGCAGAACATACGGGGCTAATCACAGAAAGGGTTCGTCGGGTTTTAAACGAAACAGATGCTTCAGGAATTGTTTGCAGTATGCCCATGTTCGGTGAAGGGGCCTTTTCTATAGCCAAAAAAGACGATTTGGAAACGCTTCTCGAAATCTTTCGGAGACATGGCTCTGCAGATAAAATCCTCGTCAGCGAAATCGACTTTGGAGGAGCGAGACTATTATGA
- a CDS encoding CopG family ribbon-helix-helix protein, giving the protein MTVVSITLPGELLRKFDEFTKARGYYSRSEAFRDAIRSLIAEAEIARLEKGRVATTIMIICDYARKDVDRHVSEVRHEYDDVVVENVHRHIEEKYCLEIFIAEGNYQRILDLVGRIRGMRGILEVKALFMPL; this is encoded by the coding sequence ATGACTGTTGTTAGTATAACTCTTCCTGGAGAGCTTCTTAGAAAGTTTGATGAGTTTACCAAAGCCAGAGGATATTATAGCCGTTCTGAGGCTTTCAGAGACGCTATTAGGAGTCTAATCGCTGAAGCAGAAATCGCTCGGCTCGAGAAGGGCCGAGTTGCAACAACCATTATGATCATATGTGACTATGCAAGAAAAGATGTGGACAGGCACGTTTCTGAGGTAAGACATGAGTACGATGATGTGGTTGTTGAGAACGTTCACAGGCACATTGAAGAGAAATATTGCTTGGAAATTTTCATCGCTGAAGGAAATTATCAGAGAATCTTGGACTTAGTTGGTCGAATTAGAGGAATGCGGGGAATTCTCGAAGTAAAAGCCCTGTTCATGCCTTTATGA
- a CDS encoding HAD family hydrolase codes for MTIKAVVFDLDGTLAEFNLDYKTVRAEVMQFLTNEGLPASIFSINESIFEMLKKAKVYMRNNGRKEREFSTIQKHVLSMAGKHEIKAARETSLLPGVFEILKTLKKMNLKLAIFTINSEKSTDYILDNFCLRQFFDATITREIVSNVKPHPSHLAAALKALNMNANETIVVGDSVVDMRSAKALNATAVGIAKESDAIRKLNHAGAVHTIESITDLPILITKLNKNEG; via the coding sequence GTGACCATAAAAGCTGTCGTCTTTGACTTGGATGGAACTCTTGCTGAATTCAACCTTGACTACAAAACCGTAAGAGCTGAAGTAATGCAATTTTTGACAAACGAAGGTTTGCCAGCCTCTATATTTTCTATAAATGAAAGCATCTTCGAAATGCTAAAAAAAGCCAAAGTTTACATGAGAAACAACGGTAGAAAAGAACGGGAATTCTCTACTATTCAAAAACATGTTCTTTCCATGGCAGGCAAACATGAGATTAAAGCTGCTCGTGAGACCTCGCTTCTGCCAGGTGTATTTGAAATATTAAAAACGTTGAAGAAGATGAACTTGAAGCTAGCTATTTTCACAATTAACAGCGAAAAATCAACAGACTATATCCTCGACAACTTTTGCCTTAGGCAATTCTTCGATGCTACGATCACAAGAGAAATCGTTTCAAATGTAAAACCCCACCCGTCTCACCTCGCTGCTGCCCTGAAAGCTCTGAATATGAATGCTAATGAAACGATTGTGGTGGGTGACAGCGTCGTAGACATGAGAAGCGCTAAAGCATTGAATGCCACCGCTGTTGGTATAGCAAAAGAAAGTGACGCGATTAGAAAATTAAACCACGCAGGCGCTGTGCACACAATTGAGTCAATAACCGATTTGCCCATTCTGATAACTAAGCTAAACAAAAACGAAGGCTGA
- a CDS encoding N-acyl homoserine lactonase family protein — translation MKPLLVLCEGEKVLADTGIGELPPQYRRFHTVKRSRDQSLQMQLQNFRLKPEDITVVINTHLHFDHCGNNKLFKNARFYVQADEIRYAYAPDRFQNAAYLREFFDVDVNYELVKGKYRVTDSVTIMPTSGHSIGHQSAIIQYGADKFVYCGDAAPLRENLEKRNIPGVLYRADQALKSIDKLRAVKDAVYIFSHGKERQSLK, via the coding sequence TTGAAGCCTTTGCTTGTGCTATGTGAAGGAGAAAAAGTTCTTGCAGATACCGGAATCGGAGAACTCCCTCCGCAATATAGAAGATTCCACACGGTTAAGAGAAGTCGAGACCAAAGTTTGCAAATGCAGCTGCAAAATTTCAGATTAAAGCCGGAAGATATAACAGTTGTTATCAATACTCATTTGCACTTTGACCATTGCGGTAACAATAAACTGTTTAAAAACGCGCGTTTTTATGTTCAAGCTGATGAGATACGATATGCCTATGCTCCAGACCGTTTTCAGAACGCCGCCTATCTTCGAGAATTTTTTGATGTTGATGTAAATTATGAATTGGTTAAAGGAAAATACCGAGTAACCGACAGTGTGACAATTATGCCAACATCAGGGCACTCAATCGGTCATCAATCGGCAATAATCCAGTACGGCGCTGACAAGTTTGTTTATTGCGGCGATGCCGCACCTCTTAGAGAAAACTTGGAAAAACGAAACATCCCAGGCGTACTTTACCGTGCAGACCAAGCTTTGAAGTCAATTGACAAACTTCGCGCTGTCAAAGATGCCGTATACATTTTTTCACATGGCAAAGAACGGCAGAGCCTAAAATAG
- a CDS encoding DNA-directed RNA polymerase subunit H, with protein MFPIFNLFDHELVPKHEILPPDEREKLLAQYHVQPYQLPIIKTSDPAVITIGAKTGDIVKIFRDSATAGKYVSYRYVVED; from the coding sequence ATTTTCCCAATTTTCAATCTTTTTGACCATGAGCTTGTGCCAAAACACGAAATTCTGCCACCAGACGAACGCGAGAAACTGCTGGCCCAATATCATGTTCAACCTTATCAACTACCAATAATAAAGACTTCTGACCCAGCAGTAATAACCATAGGCGCAAAAACAGGCGACATCGTTAAAATCTTTCGGGACAGCGCCACAGCAGGAAAATATGTTTCCTACCGATATGTAGTAGAAGACTAA